One genomic region from Pecten maximus chromosome 5, xPecMax1.1, whole genome shotgun sequence encodes:
- the LOC117327377 gene encoding uncharacterized protein LOC117327377: MRLFTSTMCLEEFEPRPPFLTDPTRDNLKGMGYSSTYRDHKLRLPTPEKVAIMELSNSFERRRLGKQQQMLTDMNQRCREQEVADLSNKLSEKCSLLDSENRKVREVEFYRTNFMTRRQKTYHGFSDEETQEMSDPNSPSPSPGIKSPRLVFDKSYKHFPARKVMKHQSRFDLGRTHYRHHVKHQAKVEKPSQQTDMPQYAERLYNRAKYLASQKINGQVQFEHYNSPRNDHFAPLILPNIDNGSNSKLDSITTARVNLGTRSRSTLTHGMDGSVGGYLSNKSSFKSTRSTRAPKTLNGEIISAITVPQTDTVPQNPASPPVNTESPKEGINEPVATPTKEEVPEANVTV, translated from the coding sequence ATGAGGCTGTTTACGTCCACAATGTGTTTAGAGGAATTCGAACCTCGACCACCATTTCTGACCGACCCCACACGAGACAATCTTAAAGGTATGGGGTACAGCTCAACCTACCGAGATCACAAATTACGACTCCCCACCCCAGAGAAAGTCGCCATCATGGAACTTTCGAACAGCTTCGAGAGACGGAGACTTGGAAAACAGCAGCAGATGCTGACTGATATGAATCAACGCTGCAGAGAACAGGAAGTCGCCGATTTGTCCAATAAACTCTCAGAAAAATGCAGTCTTTTGGACTCGGAAAATAGGAAAGTGAGAGAAGTTGAGTTCTATCGTACAAACTTTATGACAAGAAGGCAAAAAACATATCACGGTTTTTCCGATGAGGAAACCCAAGAAATGAGCGATCCAAACTCGCCATCTCCGTCGCCAGGAATCAAGTCACCGcgactagtttttgacaaaagtTACAAACATTTTCCTGCCAGAAAGGTTATGAAACACCAGTCTCGATTTGACCTTGGCCGCACGCATTATCGGCACCATGTGAAGCATCAAGCAAAGGTTGAAAAACCCTCACAACAGACAGATATGCCTCAATACGCCGAGAGACTTTACAATCGGGCTAAATATTTAGCATCTCAAAAAATCAATGGACAAGTACAATTTGAGCATTACAACAGTCCACGGAATGACCATTTTGCCCCGTTGATTTTACCGAATATTGACAACGGATCTAATAGTAAACTAGATTCTATCACCACGGCGCGCGTGAACCTTGGTACGCGGTCAAGGTCGACTCTCACACATGGGATGGATGGAAGTGTTGGGGGTTATCTCAGTAACAAAAGTAGTTTCAAAAGCACGCGCTCCACACGTGCACCTAAGACATTGAACGGGGAGATAATTTCCGCCATTACTGTTCCACAGACGGATACTGTCCCACAGAATCCCGCTTCTCCCCCAGTCAACACGGAATCCCCCAAGGAGGGTATAAATGAACCTGTGGCTACCCCAACTAAGGAAGAAGTTCCGGAGGCAAATGTGACTGTGTAA